In Festucalex cinctus isolate MCC-2025b chromosome 1, RoL_Fcin_1.0, whole genome shotgun sequence, the sequence ccatggtGGATATgagacaggaagtcagccattttggtttaaaatggGAATTTTATAGTCATTTTGGACATTTCCAGATGTCCTTCTAATTTGAAAATTCTGCCCCCGAAGCCAGTTTGACTGAGTAAGATAAAATTTGGTAGGCCAGTCTATCTTGTGTAGAccaacaaaaaagtctcaagaagccttgATGGATATgggacaggaagtccaccattttgtttggtttaaAATGggaattttatggtcattttcgaCATTTCCAGATGTCCTTCAAATTATTTGAAATTTAAACCCCTACCACTTCAACTTAGGAACTTAAAATTTGGTCGGCCACTCTGGCATGTTtaaacctacaaaaacgtctcaagAAGTCATGGCGGAAATCACTcaggaagttggccattttgatttaaagtggggtttttttttgtggtcattttGGGCATTTTCGGGCTCCTTTAAATTCTTTGCAAATTGAGCCCCTGGAATCGGTTTAAGTCGGCAACATCAAATTTGGTAGGCCGGTCTTTCTTGTGtagaactacaaaaaaaagaaaaaagtctcaAACGAAACTGGAAGTCTGCTATTTTGGTTTCAAGTGGGCATTTTACTGTCACTTAGGACATTTTTAGTTGAAGTCCGTCTCTAGAACTAGTTTAACTTATCAACGTGAAATTTGATAGTTAAGTTGGTCACGAGTAGACCcacgaaaaaaaagtcttaaaaagtctTGCTAGAAAAGACACAACAAGTCTGCCAATCTGGTTCCAAGGGGGGACattttaggcattttttttaatgggttgTTCATACATGAACTTATTCTTAACtcaattcactcccaggacattttcgctgttttactggattttgactgattttgcaaggcccatagcatattgtgtcctattgctataaaaacatggaacctaccaaaagaaagattttaaggactcttctttcatcaggaaaaaaaaaaaaaaaaagtgtacttctagctgtttccattttgcatcaattagcattaaaacatggctaagtttcatcattattcacaaatctgtttaaaatagtagggaaaagagctttttggtctcttatactctgctgccatctgatggccgttttttgtaataactaccattgcttcaagcatcctctttagttcagaggttgcatcaaagccaaaacgtataatgacatctttgggagcatggtcatattcaaaatagaacgtatttatacgtttttgggagtaaacgAGTTAATGAACTATTTCTGAAAATTCTGTCCCAAAGTCAGTTTATTTGACTTATCAACATAAAATTGAAAACATgggtagacctacaaaaaagcttCTCATGAAGCTATGTTAGAAAAGACAGGttcaaagcggccattttaggcaTTGTGTCGTGTCTTTTTGAAAGACAAACTTCTCTAAGggattaaccttttttttgttttttttaaattcatcccCCAAAAGCCTGTTTCACTTCtcagcatgaaatttggtagccatgtacagtatgtcacGAATCGACCACCAAAGTCATGAAAACAGGAAATGAATGCAATCACTTCCTGTCTCAGGCACAGGATCCCCAAGGAGCAGTGGTGGCTGAAGCTCCGCCCCCTGATGAAGATCCTGGCCAAGTACAAGACGAGCTACGACGTGTCCGACTCGGGCCAGCTGGAGCACGTGGGCCGCTTCCGGGCCAGAGAGGGCGACGCCTCGGCCGCCATCTGAGCTAGCTTGCGGCGCATTtaacacacacagaaaaaaaaaaaaaatcgaatgtcacatgctgttacTCTAACTTATTGCCGATTGTATCATTGAAATATGCACTCCGACTGACGTACTGTATGGAACACTGCCAATGTAGCTTGATCACTTTGTTGTTTCGTCTTTGCTGTCGCTAACGTTGTCACAAATGTTTGTGCCATGAAGTGTGTGCGTTTCGTGTGTTTGCGTGTACGCATTATTAAAGCTttgattgtgttgtttttgcattttttttttaaatcactatttaAACATAGTGAAAGGAATGTTACTTTatgacagtgcttctcaattattttctgtcatgccccccccgcgactataaatagtattttgtctataaaattgttataagcacgtctctgcataacactgtatctgtattaacgtataagagaatttaaaaaaaaaagaaatatggaccaacttacaacaaagaatatctttattaactgtaacagaaaagatttaaagtgcatctgaaattcaaaaattaaataaaatccttaaactataaacatttttagaccgaccatgtcaaaccatatgatacgggaaaaattacataaaatcactaaataataatgcattcaatctGATCACAAACATTAACtaaggagcacaatatttaaaaaaaataaaataaaactttaacctgcaaaacaaaaatatataaaataatttgtgcagatttttttttatttattttttgctcagtgcaaacaaaaccccttacACCAcaaagcgaatgctccctgcgcacactctgccaataatgagagcgccactgccccctaatgtagtggaggtgcaattgcactttattctaggagagtaaaaaaataaaataaaataaaaaataaaaaagcatgttccccgaggtcaaatgcgccccccttgatggagtccCACGCCCCctgggggcccgccccactatttgagaagcactgctttatGACCAAAGAGTACCTACGATTCCATCACTCTTTATAGATGAGGTTCattttatagataaaaaaaaatgtacaaataaatttTGCACGTGGTGGCCTCACATCCAAACTATTTGTATTGCctataaaaaggaaaacatttgtTAAAAGAATATTCTCGGTAAACTAGTGCGAGAATTCGAAGCTGATACCTTTCTCTTCCCATATCACCGAAGGCTAAAGAAACACATTTTAGATCTTTTACTGCCATacgttaccaaaaaaaaaataataataatatgagaaaggctttgatcatttacatcatccttgaaaacgttttgtttcatcaaatttcatacgcattgagaccattgaaaagagatatacaatgctgccatctgctggctatagacagtgaggtttttttttattccacaacTCACTGACCGGGCAgcacgtgctgcacttagacggtgaactgcccattgattaaaaacaaaaacaaaaaaagtagttgacatcatttaacgtttatggcggcatacgttgtgattttactaatcgttattaaacgtttttggcggtcaaagagttaaggtgaTGATTGATGTTTATCCTTgtgggaattttttattttttttaatcagaggtTTAAGATGCAACAAATTTGCTGCGCATTTTGTGGCTGTGATAATGAGACTTTGGAACATTTGTTTTTGAATGTGTGTGTACACCAGAGTATTTTGGAAATCGTTTCAGACCTGGATTTCATAGGAGGTATGCTGTCCTCGCTCCGAAGCTCCCAAATCTCACCAGCTGGACAGCGAGTTAACGATGTTCCAAACAATCAgacgttgttttctttttgggcTTTTTATTTGGACAATGGCCTcgaccattaccctctttagGTCATTTAAAACtagaacaataaaaataaaataaaatgtgaaaatagctAACAATACACAACAatcatgctagtagctagttacactgcacatttttaacagtCTCCAAATTATCCCAATTAACTCAAATAAATCTTCAGTGTTGTTATCGAAACATCACATATACTTACAATTACCCCCTTTAGGTCATCTTAAAACTagaattaaaacaacaacaacgtgaaATTAGCGAACAATAAACAACACTctcatgctagtagctagttacaCTACACCTTTTTAACAGTCTCCAAATTATCccaattaactaaaaataaatcttcAGTGTTGTTATCTAAACATCACATATACTTACCATTACCCCTTTAGGTCATCTTAAaactagaataaaaaaaacaacaacgtgaaATTAGCGAACAATAAACAACACTctcatgctagtagctagttacactgcacatttttaacagtCTCCAAATTATcccaattaactaaaataaatcttcAGTGTTGTTATCTAAACATCACATATACTTATCACTACCCCCTTTAGGTCATCTTTAAACtagaataaaaaacaacaacaacgtgaaATTAGCTAACAATAAACAACActcatgctagtagctagttacactgcacatttttaactaggggtgtgaattgcctagtacctgacgattcgattcgtatcacgattcacaggtcacgattcgattcgataccgattaatcccgatacgaatggtcacgattcgataccgattaatcccgatacgaatttataagtcgattgttgcgatttttttccattcaaatttagaaaatactatcagtaaatttgtacatgtacattgtaagatttgtatgaatatatttatctaaaacttgaggcttataaccgtgagccactgtacacaaacagtttgcaatctgtttcacatttgaacagcattaaaataaaaatattaaggcttaatgtgccgttcatataacattcttccatgctcaaggtgtgaatcctaaaaaaaaaaaaaaaaaaaaaaaaaaaaaaaaaaaaaaaaaaaaaaaaaatcgattctgccgattattgaatcgattcgagaatcgcgcgatgtagtatcgcgatatatcgccgaatcgatttttttttttaaacacccctatttTTAACAGTCTCCAAATTATCCCAATTAACTCAAATAAATCTTCAGTGTTGTTATCTAAACATCACATATACTTATCACTACCCCCTTTAGGTCATCTTTAAactagaataaaaaaacaaacaaacaatgttaAATTAGCTAACAATAAACAACACTctcatgctagtagctagttacactgcacatttttaacagtGTTCAAATTATCCCACCTAACTCAAATAAATCTTCAGTGTTGTTACCTAAACATCACATATACTTACAGACAATTCTTgtccaaagcaacaacaaaaataggtTCCAACCGCCTTCGTAAGAGTCAACGTTTTGACGTTGCGTGCTGCCACATCGAAATGGCGTCTTTCTActcatcaaaaaaacaaaacaaaacaataaacccAGCAACCACGGGAGGGCGCCCCAAGACTGCGCAAATTCAAATGAAACTACTGAAGGACACAATATTTCATAGAATAGAAGAGCAATTGTACCGCCCATTGATTGCATGCGAGTCTCCACTGGAGACTCTCCAGTGCCTTTCACAGATGTTTATTGCTCAGCAATACACCGTAGAACTAAAAGTTTagacatacaaaacaaacatttacgaCAAACATGGCATTGTGTTAGCATCTAAGCTAACGATCGATCATTGAAATGCTACTGACCACTTTGGCCTGCTCAATCAACGGCAGTCTTCTGCCACAAGTGATCATCACAGTCATGAATGCTTTAACAGCTTCTTAAATCAACTTGATCCATTTGCTCAACTTTTCCAACGAAGaatgatgacaaaaaacaaccagctcgaaagaaaggaaaagacgTGTCGTCCAATGCTTGTGGCTGTGTCAATTACGGAAACGCTGTCAGCCCACAACTTCCGGTTtaacatgtcaaaataaaagcatcatattgaaaaaggaaataaagacGGCAGCATTTACAGCAATGTTACGTGACATCTTTCCCCACCCGGAAGTCTTCTGAACGTAATGCTGTAATTGAATATTTTAGTCAACTTGTGTCTTGTTTACCGCTTACCGTCCATCATTTTCTTCAAACTGAAGCGGGATGGGccttttgttattttctttcgCATCGACAACAGTGAACTCATGACTTGACAGGAGAATTTTTGAagcttgtttttaatgtttgtagTGAGTGGTCACAGGGCTGACAGAGCGGCGGTGACatcaagatgacgtcactcacgCGCGGCCTTGAGTTCCAATCTTgtagtgatgaaaaaaaaataataataataatttggtaaTGATGGCGGGATGAAGCCCCGTGAATGTATCGAGTGTTTTGGGTcaattataataaccctactgccatattacaaataaattggtttatatactgtagcatttttctaaatatgcaaaagcaccaataaattatttgtacaatttttttttaggattaaacacaatttctcttcataacatgatgtggcccttgcgtccttcctgattttctgcatgtggccctcaaatggaaacgtttggacacccctgttataTACACTAGGGGGCGCCATCACGCAACTTGTGCTTTTCCCCCTCCAATATATGTTGTTCACTTTTTGACCACAGGGTGGTAGCACAACATAACATTTAAGTTGTAACAGGTGCATTTGAGTtgaggtgacttttttttttttcaactcttactaaaacaaagtgcaaatgttGAGACTTTTTGAGTAAAATTTGACATATAACTGAACAAAAGAACAAGATTTCAAGAACTATGCGTTTAAAATGTCAAGTTATTACTACATTAAACACTAGATGCAGTATACAGGAAATCTGACTTTAAATTGACAATGTCAGATATTCAGGAACTGCGGAACAATCATAATATTAAAACATgacagttaataataataattattattattttctgacaGTGAGCacttgttttggatgctgttttgAGACCATTAAGACTTAAGTTCGTTTAAAATGAGAACAatttccatcaatccatccattttcttgctcctcacaaggatcgcgggggtgctggagcctatcccagctggcttcgggcagtaggcggggtacaaccggtcgccagccaatcgcagggagaCCAATTTAGTGGTAAgaattcaataaaaaatgttttacttactcagaatagactttttttgttgctgttcttGTGttagttttgagaaaatgtcAAGTTACTAAGCCACTTTATTAGGCACACcactagatttaaaaaaaattaacgttATAAATATCAGTTACACAATGTATGCATgaatttttataataataataataataataagctcaATATTGTAACAGTAATCACGTGTGCCtaataaaatggccgcctcctctcGAGTTTCTGGAAATGAGCAGCAGTCGGTGGAGAAGAAttccaatgtttttatttattcaaaatagACTCTTCTATCAAAGTGACAATTATACATAATTACACCATCTGTACACGATAATTAGATAAATACCCTCATTGATGCGCAACGCAAACCCGTAATGAGTCCGTTATGAAGGCAACGTGGACCCGAGTAACCCCGATGACGTCaccgggaagaaaaaaaaaaagaagaagaaagaagttcCAATTCAGGTCCTCCTGGGTGGGCGCGTGCGGCTCACACCCGGGACGGAGGCACCTGCTTGGGGAAGGACACGGAGCTCCCGGTGCCCGACCTCCAGGTGAGGCCGGTGCTGACGTCACTGTACATGGACCCCCCGCCCGCCGACGACGCCGCCGCCTTGCTCCTCCAGCAGCAGCGCGTGCACCACGTCCGCCACGAGTCCACCGTCTTGCCGGACCACAGCCACACGCCCGACGTGACGCCCCCCAGCAGCCCCATGAAGTACTTGAGCATGAACACGGCGTAGTCCGGCCGCGGGGGCCGCTCGGCCTCGGCGGGGGGGCACCCGCACCTGTAGCCCGCCTCCCACGCTCGCCGGTTGTGCTGCTCGTAGAAGTAGCAGGCCGCGATGACGGCGGCCGGCACCGTGTAGAGCACCGCGAAGACGCCGATGCGGAGCATGAGCCGCTCCAGCTTGTGCGCTTTGCCCTGGCGGCGGACCACGCGGCGGATGCGGAAGAGCGCCACGAAGCCCGCCAGCAGGAAGGCGGAGCCCAGCAGCAAGTAGAGCACCAGCGGCGCCAGCACGAAGCCGCGCAGGTTGTCCAGGCTGCGGTTGCCCACGTAGCAGATGCCCGCCACCGGGTCGCCGTCCACCGAGCCGAGCGCCAGCGCCGCGATGGTCTTGGCGCTGGGCAGCAGCCAGGCGGCCAGGTGGAAGTAGGACGCGTAGCCGGCGATGGCCTCGTTGCCCCACTTGAGCGCGGCGGCCAGGAACCAGGCCAGCGACAGGATGACCCACCAGATGGACGCCGCCATGCCGAAGAAGTAGACGAGGAGGAAGACGAGCGTGCAGAGAGCCGGGCCGGCCCCGGCCCCGGCCCCGGCGACGCTGGTCGCCAGCGTCGCGCACGCCACCCTCTCGTGGCCCGCCGCCAGCCGCAGCAGGTAGCCGGCCGACACGCACAGGTAGCAGGCGGCCAGGAAGATGATGGGCCGCTCCGGGTACTTGAATCGCTCCCGGTCCACCAGGAAGGTGGCCACGGTGGTCAGCGTGGAGGCGAAGCACAGCGCCGCCCACAGGCCGATCCAGAAGGCGGTGAAGGCGCGCTCCTCCGCGGTGAAGAAGGGGCTGTggcaggcggcggcggcggcggagcagtccccggcggcgggcggaCACTTGGCCAGTGGCGCTTTGGAGCCCGCCTTTTTCCACGGTTTGAGCGGGAGCTGTGTGGGCGGCGCCGCGCTCGTTCCGGCGGTGCTCTCCCGGCTCGGGTAGTCCATACACAGCAGGTCTTGGCGCCCTTGCTCCGGCAGCAGCTCGCAGCGCATGCGCTCGGGCCACGGGAAGCCGAACTGGCGCATGAGGGGCGCGCAGCCGGCCCGGGCGCGCTCGCACACGCTGCGGCACGGCGGCAGCGGCTTCTTGTAGTCCTCCAGGCAGATGGGCGTGTACATGCTGCAGAGGAAGAAGCGCAGGTCCGCCGAGCACTTGATCTCCACCAGCGCCAGGAACTGGTGCACCTCCAGGCCGGCCTCGTCCTGCGTGTCGTGGTGGAACTGGTTGGGCATGTACGTGTGGTTGTAGCCGATGCCCTTGCACATGGGCACGGAGATCTCCTGGCACTGCAGCGGCTTGGCGCCCCAGCAGCGCGAGCGGTGCGCGGCCAGCGTGATGAAGAGGcaccggaggaggaggagcgcgCGCCGCGACATGGCGGCCGGCCGGCCGGATGCGCGAGCGCCGGCGCCGGCCTCACTCCGCCGAACAACAGCGACCCGTCATGCCCGCTCGTTGCCGCTTCGcgagtgcgtgtgtttgtgtgtgcgctcgGTGGGCGGGCTGCAGCTTCTTATACGCCAGGCGAGGGGAGGAGGCCACGCCCCCCCGCGGGGAGGGGTCCCGGCCACGTCAATCAAACTGCCAATACACACACCGAATACAATCGGCACATTAGGGAGGAATGTCATTAGCAGAGTCAACAGGATCTTAATGAGTTGGACAGGACAATAAGTCACCAAGTGACGTGGTGAAAATGATGACATGAGGCCTTCACGGACAACAAGcgatggaaaaaaaacccaacttttttcttttctttccttttttttggacTACTTTTGGctggtgtgtttgtttgtctttcctACATCaaacaaataattatttaaaaaatatatatgcatatgtaatATTTATACAAATATTCATTTAGTTGAATACTTTCTATATATCCATTTTcagaaccgcttgctcctcacaagggtcgcggggatgctggagcctatcccagctggctatgggcatgtaggcggggtacaccctgaactggttgccagccaatcgcagactttttatatatatataattttagtttATATATTTTGCTGTTTAGTTTATTATTAATGATATTTAATCCACTTAATTTTAAtgctattattactattacaatgatgatgattgttgatttatttttattgttgcgtttaaaaaaaaactataattttttttttttttttggtttacatgcttttttaaaaaccaagtaatattttgtatataaaaaaaaacttcaagaatacaattttgagaaagttattcattttaatttgtatttatttatgctttGTAAGTCATTAATATTTAAACCActtaatgtaattattttattatttattcatttatttttaatcttttttttttttttttttttttttttagtttcctgggatttttttcaagaaacattgcttttttttttttttttttttaaataaaaatataaagtgATGTTTtgtaacagggaaaaaaaaacacattgtttttcttttagacCAAAATGTACCATGTCATGTATAAGGagaatttaatttaatgtcttacaaatgtaattatgccatctagtggcagaaaaatgaccaaaacaaatcaatatcactcgtttttttgtttttttttgtttgtttttttaccgtacagtacatctttatattatattataactCAAATTTGATGATTTATTACGAAATTACTGTACCAATGATAAAATCTAGAAATATGGCTTTGTTAaatgttataataaaaaaataataaataaaaaataaaatacaaaatactataatttttatatatctatatataaaataaaaaataacaaaaaataaaaatgttaataaatatatttatttaacatgttttccacttttatgttaacaatagCACGGAaacttattgtacattttattgtacaattaGAACAggtataaaatttgcaattattcatgagttaactactgaagtcatgcaatgaattatgattaaaaaaatttagtCGCATGACACCCcaagtaaatacaaatatatattttttgtattattaatacgtttttagtggggattttttaaaatttgtttttacaaagtTTAAGTCCACAAGATTTCAGATGTGTAGcgcgtgtttgcgtgcgtgtgtgcgtgaggtTAAAATGGTCTCGTTAGCCCACCACAGGGGGTGGTCTCCCTTGCAAAGGCACTCTGCTGTTTGTCTTAACTTGGCTGCAAATTGTTTGATTGGTCGCACGCTGGGCGGATGATTACGGCCACGTAGGCCACCCGCGTGCTCGCGCGCTAAAGAGTTTCCCGACCCCGCCCGAAAGAAAACAAACTGCTGCTTGCTGGGCAGATAAGCGCCAATTAAAGTCATTCACACTCGTGATTGGATTGGTGGGCTTCGAATGGCGCCGCGGTTGTTTTGTCAGACGGGCGCAAACGCATCGTCACGCCAATTAGCCTCGTTAGCCCGCCCGCTAGCTCTGTTTGCCAAAAGGGTCTTTCGCACtcttagagtttttttttttttttttttttggtaaagacAATTTTCATTCTGATCCAATTTTTCCATCATTCAAACTGTGTTTGCTTGCACTAACAACATGGCTGCCAAACAGAGACGCAACTTTATCAAAGCGCAAATGTTGGCAACTTAGCATTTGGTTGCTATATTTAGCCACTTTCTCAACCACTTTAGCGCTCActaacttaatgctaacataatggAAAAtaccattgacatgctaactgttagcgcCAGTAGTTGTAGTTTAATAAGGCTTCAAACCACATCCATGTTACTGCAtttcgtgtttgtttgtttgtttgttttttaaatcctgcTAACgaaacaaaaactgcaaaagtTCTTCCCGATGCGCAAAACATGATTTGACTGTGCAGGAGAACAAAGGAGGTGCATTCTTTCATGAGTGGGAACGCGCCTGTGATGATGTTTTATCACTTCATCTTGATGGAAGCAGGACATGTGGCATCACGCTAATCGGACATGCTAATGTTCATCTTCCACACTTGTCCTAGTGCGACCATTTGTACTGTTGGGATGTCTCCGCTCTGAGGGGGTAATACTAACACTAATTAGCTGCTAGCTTCTAGAAGCCATCATGGCTTGGGAGCATTTTTGACAACGTCCCTTgtgtttttaaacacaattcAGCCAAATGACTTTAGCGCTAATATTAGCTTATGCTAATGTAGTTGAATGCAACATTTAATTTAGTGAAATAATTTCAAGGGCATGTAAATAACTTTTGCTTTTTATCTTCAGTGGTTGCATAGACCAAGACCAGGACCAGGACCTAGTAGGTACCAGGACATCTAGGCCAGTTTGAAAAGTAATTTAATGAATCAGCCAGGACAGTGACTGGTGCTGGGAGCTCTGGACTCGTAACTGTATCAGGAATCAGGAAGCCGGAACATCCTGACCAGAAACTATTTCTGTTTGGATCAAATAGCCAGGGCAGGGTCTGGGATCAGGACAAGGACCAAAACCAACAGCACAACCAGGACAGGGACTTGGGACCATGGTCAGGAAATCTTGACAAGTAATTACCTGAGTAGTGTTTAAGAGATGGATGGACTAGGATTAGGATGAGGACCAATACTGCGATTCAGAACCACACCAGGACATGGATCAGGATCTCTAAACCAGCAACTGTATATGAGTATTTTAGAGGATTAACTAGCCAGGACTGGGATGAGGACTGAGACTATTTAGCACTCATTATATAtgaatagggcggcacggtgtttgagtggttagcatgtccgcctcccagttctgaggactccggttcgagtccaggctccggccttcctgggtggagtttgcatgttctccccgtgcccgcgtgggtcttctccgggtagtccggtctcctcccacattccaaagacatgcacggcaggttaattgggtgctccgaatcgtccctaggtgtgcttgtgagtgtggatggttgttcgtctccgtgtgccctgcgattggctggcaaccaatcgcagggtgtaccccgcctactgcccagagccagctgagataggcgccagcacccccttgtgaagcgacccttgtgaagaataagtggtcaagaaaatggatggatggatatatatgaaTATTATTTCAGAGGATCAGGTATCAAGACCAGTACCAGAACTAGGCAAGGGAGAAAGAGCAAGACAGTAAATAAGAACCAGTACATGCATCAGGACTTCTATGACTATCTGAGTATGCAGGTCGTTTGGCCTGGAGTGGGATGAATAAGGACCAGGACCAGGACCAAGATTTGGGACCAGACCAGTAACAATATCAGACAAGAGACTTCTGTATCCAAGCAAGGACTTCCGTGTGTCGATCCAGTTCCAAGTGAAAT encodes:
- the LOC144007307 gene encoding frizzled-8-like; protein product: MSRRALLLLRCLFITLAAHRSRCWGAKPLQCQEISVPMCKGIGYNHTYMPNQFHHDTQDEAGLEVHQFLALVEIKCSADLRFFLCSMYTPICLEDYKKPLPPCRSVCERARAGCAPLMRQFGFPWPERMRCELLPEQGRQDLLCMDYPSRESTAGTSAAPPTQLPLKPWKKAGSKAPLAKCPPAAGDCSAAAAACHSPFFTAEERAFTAFWIGLWAALCFASTLTTVATFLVDRERFKYPERPIIFLAACYLCVSAGYLLRLAAGHERVACATLATSVAGAGAGAGPALCTLVFLLVYFFGMAASIWWVILSLAWFLAAALKWGNEAIAGYASYFHLAAWLLPSAKTIAALALGSVDGDPVAGICYVGNRSLDNLRGFVLAPLVLYLLLGSAFLLAGFVALFRIRRVVRRQGKAHKLERLMLRIGVFAVLYTVPAAVIAACYFYEQHNRRAWEAGYRCGCPPAEAERPPRPDYAVFMLKYFMGLLGGVTSGVWLWSGKTVDSWRTWCTRCCWRSKAAASSAGGGSMYSDVSTGLTWRSGTGSSVSFPKQVPPSRV